AACCTGTTGCTAGCGCTGGTGCAATCTTCCATGATGCTTGAAGCAATGGATAATTCCAAGGTGTGATTTGTGTCACAACACCAATCGGCTCTTTCACAACCTTACTCTCTGTATTTGGGATAGGTGATGCGATTAATTCGCCACCTTCTTTATCTGCTAAACCAGCAAAGTACATGAACACATTATGGATATCGTCCATATCGGCGCGAGACTCTTCTAACGTCTTACCTGTGTCCAATGTCTCTAACTGTGCTAAGTTTTCACGATTTTCTTTAATTTTGTCAGCAAGTTCACGGACTTTTTGACCTTTATATTCAGCTGTTGCTTGTGCATATTCTCCTTCATCAAATGAACGACGTGCGGCTAGAATGGCACGTTCTACATCTTCTGTTGTACCTTCAGCAACAGTTAAAATAACTTCTTGATTATATGGATTAATAATATCGCGTGTATTTTGATTGCTACTTTCAACCCACTCACCATCGATAAATTGACGGTGTGATAAATTTTTAATTGATTCCATCCTGTACACCTCTGTTAAGTTTGTTAAGTTTATATTTAACGAATCTCACAAAGTTAACTCTAACACAGATTTTAAAATAGTGTCAACTTTCCCTAATAAGTACTGTTTATTGCTTACGCGTTATTTCAAAATTTTAATTTTTTTCGGAAAAACTTGTGTTTCTGCTAAAAAGAGTCGTACAATTTAGCCGATAGGTTTCTTAAGGGAGGTGACCATAAAATGAAATATGGGACAGGTTACGCAGCACAACTAGAAGCAGCAAAAGATATTGTTATTAACTCTATTGCAGAAACAATGGATTTATACGGTATTAACCGTAGTACAGGTAATTTATATGGCACCATGTTATTTGAAGACAGCATGACACTAGACGAGATGCGCAGTGAACTACAGATGAGTAAACCAAGTATGAGCGCAGGGGTTAAAAAATTACAGGAATTTGCTGTGGTCAAACAACGCTTTACACGTGGGAGTCGTAAGCAACACTTTGAAGCTGAAAAAGATTTCTTTGCTTTTTTCAGCAATTTCTTCACACAAAAGTGGTATCGTGAAATCAAAATCAATATGGCTGCCTTACAAGAAGCAGAGGCAATGATTGATACAATTATAGCAGCTGATGATGTAGAAGATGATGTGCGACAAGAAGCCCAAGAAGTCAAAGCACACATGACACACTCACGATTGTATTATCAATGGCTCAACTCAATCAGTGACGCCATTAAATCAGGAGAAATATTTAAGTATTTTCCAATACCAGATGAAAACAAAGATGCTTAAAAAAAGTCTGACATGGTGAATGTCAGACTTTTTTTGTTATAAATTATTATCTTCCTCATCTTTTTCACTCACTTGTAAAATACGCAGTGAACGACGCTCAATCTTCTTAAAGCGTTCTGCACGTGTTTGTAGCGCAATGCGATCACCAGATAAAATCATCATGAACGAAATCATAATAATAACGAAAATGACGATGAGTGGCACACCCGCGACAATCGAAGCTGTTTGTAAGATTTCAAGCGCACGCTCTCCACCAACAAGCATTAATGAGAATGGTAATAAACACAATGCAAACGCCCAGAACAAGCGGTTCATTTTAAGTGGCTCTCCTTTGACACGCAATTGCGTTGCTGCCGCTACGATATAAGAAGCCGAGTCAAACGTTGTCACTAAGAATAAAAATGCAGATAAAATGAATAACGCAATCAATACTGGCGCAAATGGTAGATGATTGACCACTTCAATAATTGTGGCTTCTGTACCATGTGCATTTAAATATGAAACAACATCAAATTGACCTGTGATTTGTAAATATGTCGCGTAGTTCCCAAAAATACCG
This region of Staphylococcus sp. IVB6240 genomic DNA includes:
- a CDS encoding GbsR/MarR family transcriptional regulator → MKYGTGYAAQLEAAKDIVINSIAETMDLYGINRSTGNLYGTMLFEDSMTLDEMRSELQMSKPSMSAGVKKLQEFAVVKQRFTRGSRKQHFEAEKDFFAFFSNFFTQKWYREIKINMAALQEAEAMIDTIIAADDVEDDVRQEAQEVKAHMTHSRLYYQWLNSISDAIKSGEIFKYFPIPDENKDA